A stretch of Elgaria multicarinata webbii isolate HBS135686 ecotype San Diego chromosome 5, rElgMul1.1.pri, whole genome shotgun sequence DNA encodes these proteins:
- the SRPX gene encoding sushi repeat-containing protein SRPX isoform X2 encodes MRSPLVCLGLLLAVGARFSLANQDTPWCSPLKVKYGYASCRSPHGGYYKNVLGTKCDIRCQKGYELHGPQEIICQSNKRWSGKVLCKQKRCQTLAMPTNGGFKCSDGAYFNSRCDYYCSPGYQLKGDQIVQCMDNKAWSGRPASCVDVEPPRIQCPSVKERTAEPNKLTTRVFWDTPEGRDTADGILTDVTLKGLPPGSHFSEGDHKIHYTVFDRAGNKGTCKFMVKVKVRRCGKLNAPENGYIKCSGDGNNYGATCEFSCIGGYDLQGSPARVCQYNLGWSGTEPTCTPMNINVGVRTAAALLDQFYEKRRLLIISTPTAANYFYRLQLGILQPAQCGLDLRHVTVIELVGIYPAQLGRIGLRLIPPALALQLRLLLRIPHYNFNMVVVDKHGVDKERYPFPATPAELFALIDTFPLRKEDMKLQAEAGQSCP; translated from the exons ATACACCATGGTGCTCTCCTCTCAAGGTGAAATATGGTtatgcaagctgcagaagccctcaTGGAGGCTATTACAAAAACGTCTTGGGGACAAAATGTGACATTCGTTGTCAGAAAGGCTATGAACTGCATGGCCCTCAGGAGATTATTTGTCAGTCAAACAAACGCTGGTCTGGGAAAGTTTTGTGCAAAC aaaAGCGTTGCCAGACCCTTGCGATGCCAACTAATGGAGGATTCAAGTGTTCAGATGGTGCATATTTTAACTCCAGATGCGACTATTACTGTTCGCCAGGTTATCAGTTAAAAGGTGACCAAATAGTACAATGTATGGATAACAAAGCTTGGAGTGGAAGACCAGCCTCTTGTGTTG aTGTGGAGCCTCCTAGAATTCAGTGCCCAAGTGTAAAGGAGAGAACAGCAGAACCCAATAAACTCACAACCCGAGTGTTCTGGGACACGCCCGAGGGACGGGATACTGCTGATGGCATTTTAACAGA tgTTACTTTGAAAGGACTACCACCAGGATCACATTTTTCAGAAGGCGACCACAAAATCCATTACACTGTGTTTGACAGAGCTGGGAATAAGGGGACTTGCAAATTTATGGTTAAAGTCAAAG TCAGGCGTTGCGGGAAACTGAATGCTCCAGAAAATGGTTACATAAAATGTTCTGGTGATGGAAATAATTATGGTGCAACCTGCGAATTTTCCTGCATTGGTGGGTACGATTTGCAGGGAAGTCCAGCAAGAGTATGCCAGTACAATTTAGGCTGGTCAGGAACTGAGCCAACTTGTACAC CCATGAACATTAATGTTGGTGTGAGGACTGCAGCAGCACTCCTGGACCAGTTTTATGAAAAACGGAGGCTGCTCATTATATCCACCCCTACTGCAGCCAATTATTTTTATAGATTACAACTGGGAATCTTACAG CCAGCACAGTGTGGTTTAGATCTCCGACATGTTACTGTGATAGAGTTGGTTGGGATCTATCCAGCTCAGTTGGGAAGAATAGGATTAAGACTGATACCTCCTGCCCTGGCTTTGCAACTCAG GCTGTTGCTTCGTATCCCCCactataattttaatatggtggtggtggataaacaCGGTGTGGACAAAGAGCGATATCCTTTCCCAGCAACACCTGCCGAGCTCTTTGCTCTTATTGACACTTTCCCTTTAAGAAAAGAAGATATGAAATTACAAGCAGAAGCTGGCCAGTCCTGTCCCTGA
- the SRPX gene encoding sushi repeat-containing protein SRPX isoform X1, with protein sequence MRSPLVCLGLLLAVGARFSLANQGSGYSPLEDDEDVYARKRYKDTPWCSPLKVKYGYASCRSPHGGYYKNVLGTKCDIRCQKGYELHGPQEIICQSNKRWSGKVLCKQKRCQTLAMPTNGGFKCSDGAYFNSRCDYYCSPGYQLKGDQIVQCMDNKAWSGRPASCVDVEPPRIQCPSVKERTAEPNKLTTRVFWDTPEGRDTADGILTDVTLKGLPPGSHFSEGDHKIHYTVFDRAGNKGTCKFMVKVKVRRCGKLNAPENGYIKCSGDGNNYGATCEFSCIGGYDLQGSPARVCQYNLGWSGTEPTCTPMNINVGVRTAAALLDQFYEKRRLLIISTPTAANYFYRLQLGILQPAQCGLDLRHVTVIELVGIYPAQLGRIGLRLIPPALALQLRLLLRIPHYNFNMVVVDKHGVDKERYPFPATPAELFALIDTFPLRKEDMKLQAEAGQSCP encoded by the exons ATACACCATGGTGCTCTCCTCTCAAGGTGAAATATGGTtatgcaagctgcagaagccctcaTGGAGGCTATTACAAAAACGTCTTGGGGACAAAATGTGACATTCGTTGTCAGAAAGGCTATGAACTGCATGGCCCTCAGGAGATTATTTGTCAGTCAAACAAACGCTGGTCTGGGAAAGTTTTGTGCAAAC aaaAGCGTTGCCAGACCCTTGCGATGCCAACTAATGGAGGATTCAAGTGTTCAGATGGTGCATATTTTAACTCCAGATGCGACTATTACTGTTCGCCAGGTTATCAGTTAAAAGGTGACCAAATAGTACAATGTATGGATAACAAAGCTTGGAGTGGAAGACCAGCCTCTTGTGTTG aTGTGGAGCCTCCTAGAATTCAGTGCCCAAGTGTAAAGGAGAGAACAGCAGAACCCAATAAACTCACAACCCGAGTGTTCTGGGACACGCCCGAGGGACGGGATACTGCTGATGGCATTTTAACAGA tgTTACTTTGAAAGGACTACCACCAGGATCACATTTTTCAGAAGGCGACCACAAAATCCATTACACTGTGTTTGACAGAGCTGGGAATAAGGGGACTTGCAAATTTATGGTTAAAGTCAAAG TCAGGCGTTGCGGGAAACTGAATGCTCCAGAAAATGGTTACATAAAATGTTCTGGTGATGGAAATAATTATGGTGCAACCTGCGAATTTTCCTGCATTGGTGGGTACGATTTGCAGGGAAGTCCAGCAAGAGTATGCCAGTACAATTTAGGCTGGTCAGGAACTGAGCCAACTTGTACAC CCATGAACATTAATGTTGGTGTGAGGACTGCAGCAGCACTCCTGGACCAGTTTTATGAAAAACGGAGGCTGCTCATTATATCCACCCCTACTGCAGCCAATTATTTTTATAGATTACAACTGGGAATCTTACAG CCAGCACAGTGTGGTTTAGATCTCCGACATGTTACTGTGATAGAGTTGGTTGGGATCTATCCAGCTCAGTTGGGAAGAATAGGATTAAGACTGATACCTCCTGCCCTGGCTTTGCAACTCAG GCTGTTGCTTCGTATCCCCCactataattttaatatggtggtggtggataaacaCGGTGTGGACAAAGAGCGATATCCTTTCCCAGCAACACCTGCCGAGCTCTTTGCTCTTATTGACACTTTCCCTTTAAGAAAAGAAGATATGAAATTACAAGCAGAAGCTGGCCAGTCCTGTCCCTGA